In Aedes albopictus strain Foshan chromosome 3, AalbF5, whole genome shotgun sequence, the following are encoded in one genomic region:
- the LOC134291016 gene encoding uncharacterized protein LOC134291016 — protein sequence MASRKTKKLAEDKLILKRVLATRDVVEGFVKEYDHERDVGEVAVRLETLNRTNREFLHIQSEIEKLDSEENFDQHMTVRNDFENRFCRLKAFLLAKKSTERSQPLLNSTMASSTFGPQHNASSFQHRLPKIDLPKFSGDESRWISFRDSFLSMIHGNVDIPTVNKLQYLLQSLEGEARKPFESVDIQADNYASNWDALMKRYDNKRFLRKELFRRLFELSSMKRESAQELNTLVDDFQRHVKALGKLGEPIHHWDTPLTFILCNKLDLYTLRAWEQETRQKDEVKYDELIEFLTQQVRMLKSVASDLQYRSQGPSIKVAGPT from the coding sequence ATGGCAAGTCGAAAGACGAAGAAGTTAGCGGAGGATAAGCTGATTCTCAAGCGGGTGTTGGCAACACGAGATGTGGTGGAAGGATTCGTGAAGGAGTACGATCATGAACGGGACGTCGGTGAAGTTGCTGTGCGTTTGGAGACGCTCAACAGGACAAACAGGGAGTTCCTGCATATCCAGTCCGAAATCGAGAAGTTAGACTCCGAGGAGAACTTCGACCAACACATGACGGTGCGGAACGATTTCGAGAATCGCTTCTGCAGGTTGAAGGCCTTTCTCCTCGCCAAGAAATcaacggagcggagtcaaccGCTTCTAAACTCAACAATGGCGTCATCAACCTTTGGACCGCAGCATAACGCATCCAGTTTCCAACATCGCTTGCCGAAAATCGACCTGCCGAAATTCTCTGGAGACGAATCACGCTGGATTTCGTTCCGCGACAGCTTCCTATCCATGATCCACGGCAATGTGGATATCCCAACGGTGAACAAGTTGCAATACCTCCTGCAGTCATTGGAAGGAGAAGCCAGGAAGCCGTTCGAGAGTGTCGACATCCAAGCGGACAATTACGCTTCAAACTGGGACGCGCTCATGAAGCGATACGATAACAAGCGGTTTTTGCGGAAGGAGTTGTTCCGACGGTTGTTCGAACTCTCATCGATGAAGCGCGAGTCAGCACAGGAGCTGAACACTCTGGTGGATGATTTCCAGCGGCACGTGAAGGCTCTGGGGAAACTCGGTGAACCAATTCATCATTGGGACACCCCGCTGACATTCATCCTCTGCAACAAGCTCGATCTCTATACGTTGCGTGCCTGGGAGCAGGAAACTCGACAGAAAGACGAGGTCAAGTATGATGAACTGATCGAGTTCCTCACGCAACAAGTCCGTATGTTGAAGTCAGTAGCGAGTGATCTCCAGTATCGTTCCCAAGGGCCCAGCATCAAGGTGGCCGGCCCGACTTAG